The sequence TGCTGCAACGCCATTGAGGGTAAAGCCGTTGCTCCCGTCGAGAGTAGAGAGGTTTAAAGTAGAACTAAAGGGAGTACTCTTACCAAAGACCACGTAACTCGACCCTGAAGCACTTCCATTGGGGTCGGCATTGCTTGCACCGATAATCAGGTCCTCGATACCATCGCCGTTGATATCCCCTGCACTACTTACTGATACGCCTGATCTGTCATTTGCTGCAACCCCATTGAGGGTAAAGCCGTTAGTACCGTCGAGACTAGAGAGGTTTAAGATAGGATTAAAGGGAGTACTCTTACCAAAGACCACGTAACTCGACCCTGAATAACTTCCATTGGGGTCGGCACCGAATGCGCCAATAATAAGGTCATCGATACCATCGCCATTAACATCCCCTGCACTACTTACTGATCTGCCTGAATAGTCATATGCTGCAACCCCATTGAGAGTAAAGCCGTTGGTGCCGTTGAGACTAGAGAGTTCAAATTGGGCGGGGAAGCTCATAAATTTTTTGTAGTTTTAAATATCTTA comes from Gloeocapsa sp. PCC 73106 and encodes:
- a CDS encoding integrin alpha; this translates as MSFPAQFELSSLNGTNGFTLNGVAAYDYSGRSVSSAGDVNGDGIDDLIIGAFGADPNGSYSGSSYVVFGKSTPFNPILNLSSLDGTNGFTLNGVAANDRSGVSVSSAGDINGDGIEDLIIGASNADPNGSASGSSYVVFGKSTPFSSTLNLSTLDGSNGFTLNGVAA